The following are from one region of the Kineococcus aurantiacus genome:
- a CDS encoding glycoside hydrolase family 127 protein, producing the protein MTDTLPSTTAPAPHDSACGRRPLPADRATARPVEAPGGRRGAGIGEVRLTGGFWGRLQETNAHASLEHALQWVERLGWLANFDRVADGTTGADRPGWEFSDSEVYKLCEALAWEHGRRSDPAVLRILDELTARIARAQKPDGYLNTAFGHPGRPARYSDLESGHELYCTGHLLQAAVAVHRVFGEHPLVDVARRAADEVCTTFGPTARDGLCGHPEIEVGLAELGRALGEPRYSQQASTFLERRGHGRLRPLPLRSAAYFQDDVPVREADVWRGHAVRALYLSAAAVDVAVDTGDAELLDAVQRQWTRSVARRTYLTGGMGSRHQDEGFGEDWELPPDRAYCETCAGIASCMVSWRLYLATGEVRYVDLIERTWYNVLATSPRSDGRAFFYANPLQQRVAGTEVSGDVENPRAEGGVRAPWFDVSCCPTNVARTLASWHTGLASVERVTHSEDQDVVTLLHYAPAEVELRLSDDQLLCLRVETEYPFSGDVHVRVSAAPAAGVTLRMRVPNWAQGALLRRDGSTREVLTGWVDVHDVRAGDQLVLQLPVGPRLTHPDPRIDAVRGCVAVERGPVVLCLESVDLPAGWCLDDMTIDLTQPLGDDGRGAIVTLERRAGSATEAEGMPYRPLRYSAASVDRERVRLHPYHGWAERGPTTMKVFLPTAL; encoded by the coding sequence ATGACCGACACGCTCCCGTCCACTACCGCCCCGGCTCCCCACGACTCCGCCTGCGGCCGGCGTCCGCTCCCCGCCGACCGCGCCACCGCCCGGCCCGTCGAGGCACCCGGGGGCCGACGCGGCGCGGGCATCGGGGAGGTGCGCCTCACCGGGGGGTTCTGGGGACGGCTGCAGGAGACCAACGCCCACGCCTCCCTGGAGCACGCGCTGCAGTGGGTGGAACGGCTGGGGTGGCTGGCCAACTTCGACCGCGTCGCCGACGGCACCACCGGAGCGGACCGACCCGGCTGGGAGTTCTCCGACTCCGAGGTCTACAAGCTGTGCGAGGCTCTGGCCTGGGAGCACGGGCGGCGTTCCGACCCCGCAGTGCTGCGGATCTTGGACGAGCTCACCGCCCGCATCGCGCGGGCCCAGAAGCCCGACGGCTACCTCAACACCGCCTTCGGGCACCCCGGCCGGCCCGCGCGCTACAGCGACCTCGAATCCGGTCACGAGCTGTACTGCACCGGGCACCTGCTGCAGGCCGCGGTCGCCGTCCACCGGGTGTTTGGCGAGCACCCCTTGGTCGACGTGGCCCGGCGCGCCGCGGACGAGGTGTGCACCACGTTCGGCCCTACGGCACGCGACGGCCTGTGCGGGCACCCTGAGATCGAGGTGGGCCTGGCCGAACTGGGCCGGGCGCTGGGCGAGCCGCGCTACTCGCAGCAAGCCTCGACCTTCCTGGAACGTCGCGGCCACGGACGGCTGCGTCCTCTGCCCCTGCGCAGCGCCGCCTACTTCCAGGACGACGTCCCCGTGCGGGAGGCCGACGTCTGGCGCGGGCACGCGGTCCGTGCGCTGTACCTCAGCGCCGCAGCGGTCGACGTCGCCGTCGACACCGGCGACGCCGAACTGCTCGACGCCGTCCAGCGGCAGTGGACCCGCTCGGTGGCTCGCCGCACGTACCTGACCGGGGGGATGGGGTCGCGTCACCAGGACGAGGGTTTCGGCGAGGACTGGGAGCTGCCCCCCGACCGCGCCTACTGCGAGACCTGCGCCGGCATCGCGTCCTGCATGGTCTCGTGGAGGCTGTACCTGGCCACGGGCGAGGTCCGCTACGTCGACCTTATCGAGCGCACCTGGTACAACGTCTTGGCCACCTCGCCGCGCTCTGACGGGCGCGCGTTCTTCTACGCCAACCCCCTGCAACAGCGCGTCGCCGGCACCGAGGTGAGCGGAGACGTGGAGAACCCCCGCGCCGAGGGCGGGGTCCGCGCACCCTGGTTCGACGTCTCCTGCTGCCCTACGAACGTGGCCCGCACCCTTGCCTCCTGGCACACCGGCTTGGCATCGGTGGAACGTGTTACCCACTCGGAGGACCAGGACGTGGTGACGTTGCTGCACTACGCACCGGCCGAGGTCGAGCTGCGTCTGAGCGACGACCAGCTCCTCTGCCTGCGGGTGGAGACCGAGTACCCCTTCTCCGGTGACGTGCACGTCCGCGTCTCGGCGGCGCCGGCGGCAGGAGTGACCTTGCGTATGCGAGTGCCGAATTGGGCGCAGGGGGCGCTACTTCGCCGTGACGGGTCCACGCGCGAGGTCCTCACCGGTTGGGTGGACGTACACGACGTCCGGGCGGGGGACCAGCTGGTCCTGCAACTGCCGGTTGGGCCTCGCCTGACGCATCCAGACCCGCGAATCGATGCTGTACGCGGCTGCGTCGCCGTTGAGCGGGGGCCTGTGGTCTTGTGCTTGGAATCGGTTGACCTGCCCGCAGGGTGGTGCCTCGACGACATGACGATCGACCTTACCCAGCCTCTCGGAGACGACGGCCGAGGGGCGATCGTGACCCTGGAAAGGCGCGCAGGAAGCGCGACGGAGGCGGAAGGCATGCCGTACCGTCCGCTCCGCTACTCAGCGGCCTCCGTGGATCGGGAGCGGGTGCGGCTGCATCCGTACCACGGTTGGGCCGAACGTGGCCCGACAACCATGAAGGTCTTTCTGCCGACGGCACTTTGA
- a CDS encoding DUF11 domain-containing protein — MAGTTTVLVVATVAVTPLVAASASPVAPPVQSPTACGPAVALTNSSFEQPVVPSDNWQQRLDSEVPGWSTTATDHLIEIWRHPFQDIEAGSGEQYAELNAEQASTLYQDVATLPGQTLRWQLQHRGRNGTDVMQVNIGSPTGSLVSQGTLSDDNTAWVTHAGTYTVPAGQTTTRFAFEAVSSYGGNPVEGNFLDGISFGTGACIETTLATRPSSGTTVDVGDVLTYTVTAANRGGNPAQDSTLTAELPVGTTFVPGSIEALSGGSATPVTDTLGDDAGGYDATARTVAVHVGDDADAGAGGSIQSGESRGMSYRVTVDRSAAMTALTAQAETTFTEPLSRTPSTSTATPETHLVAPAADLSAVARLASAPPLPGHRVRFEATVAAGGPQTAISSRLSMQVPTGLSHIVVTGSTGPCPITADTATCALGDLAPGTSTAVTLTGDVPADRQPGTPVTLTITASSAVHDPTPADATASITALTIAPVPPAPPTATPTATPTATPTATPTATPTATPTATPTATPTATPTATPTATPTATPTATPTATPTSSPEPTPRTEATSSTNPTPTATPMHAPGPSAGSVATRTGSTAPTATATATFSRSPDSLAIPTSSPHPTAPPTEGPTADAATHAGVGLADQNSTSSGDRRTSHSPEPSSRTVDRIIEDLKQIASGVEPVTVVLVRDGSFPLIILVLLVLFLAVQRELDRADPKLALAPLHEDPRLQFWRPQRARQSATENPDQRRSSQAPKSSPDHYHRHPSRND, encoded by the coding sequence GTGGCCGGTACCACGACGGTGCTCGTGGTCGCCACGGTCGCCGTCACGCCTCTGGTGGCCGCCTCGGCGTCGCCCGTGGCGCCACCGGTGCAGTCGCCGACCGCATGCGGGCCAGCCGTCGCGTTGACGAACAGCAGCTTCGAACAACCAGTCGTCCCCAGTGACAATTGGCAGCAACGGCTTGACAGCGAAGTACCCGGCTGGAGCACGACAGCGACTGACCACCTCATCGAAATCTGGCGCCACCCCTTCCAGGACATCGAAGCTGGCTCGGGAGAGCAGTACGCCGAGCTCAACGCCGAGCAGGCCTCCACCCTCTACCAAGACGTGGCCACCCTCCCTGGACAAACTCTGCGGTGGCAGCTGCAACACCGCGGCCGCAACGGCACGGACGTCATGCAGGTCAACATCGGATCCCCGACCGGATCCTTGGTGTCTCAAGGCACGTTGAGCGACGACAACACGGCTTGGGTCACGCATGCAGGCACCTATACCGTTCCTGCAGGGCAGACCACCACGCGCTTCGCGTTCGAGGCCGTCTCCTCGTACGGCGGCAACCCTGTCGAAGGCAACTTCCTGGACGGCATCTCCTTCGGCACCGGCGCCTGCATTGAGACAACCCTTGCCACCAGGCCCTCCAGCGGGACGACCGTCGACGTAGGTGACGTGCTCACGTACACGGTCACCGCCGCCAACCGTGGTGGTAATCCCGCACAGGACAGCACGCTCACCGCCGAGCTACCTGTCGGCACCACGTTCGTGCCCGGCTCGATCGAGGCCCTGAGCGGAGGATCGGCCACCCCGGTGACCGATACCCTCGGCGATGACGCGGGCGGCTATGACGCCACCGCCCGCACTGTCGCGGTGCACGTAGGGGATGACGCTGACGCTGGTGCCGGTGGGTCGATCCAATCCGGCGAAAGCCGCGGGATGTCCTACCGAGTAACCGTTGACCGCTCCGCGGCGATGACAGCCCTCACCGCCCAAGCCGAAACCACCTTCACCGAACCGCTCTCGCGAACACCTTCGACATCGACAGCCACCCCGGAAACTCACCTAGTGGCTCCTGCCGCCGACCTGAGCGCCGTTGCACGCCTGGCGTCCGCCCCTCCCCTCCCCGGACACCGGGTCCGCTTCGAAGCCACCGTTGCCGCCGGTGGACCACAGACGGCCATCTCGAGCAGACTGAGCATGCAAGTACCTACGGGGCTGTCCCATATCGTCGTGACCGGGTCCACGGGCCCTTGCCCCATCACCGCTGACACTGCCACTTGCGCGCTCGGAGACCTAGCCCCCGGCACCTCGACTGCTGTCACTCTCACCGGCGATGTGCCCGCCGACCGTCAACCGGGCACTCCGGTAACGCTCACCATCACCGCCAGCAGCGCAGTGCACGACCCGACCCCCGCAGACGCCACCGCCTCGATCACCGCCCTCACGATCGCCCCGGTTCCGCCGGCCCCGCCCACCGCCACACCCACCGCCACACCCACCGCCACACCCACCGCCACACCCACCGCCACACCCACCGCCACACCCACCGCCACACCCACCGCCACACCCACCGCCACACCCACCGCCACACCCACCGCCACACCCACCGCCACACCCACCGCCACACCCACCGCCACACCCACCAGCTCCCCCGAACCGACACCCAGAACCGAAGCCACCAGCTCCACGAACCCGACGCCCACCGCCACACCCATGCACGCACCAGGGCCATCGGCGGGCTCCGTAGCCACCCGTACCGGCTCCACGGCTCCGACGGCCACTGCGACCGCAACCTTCAGCAGGTCCCCCGACTCGTTGGCCATCCCGACAAGCTCGCCTCACCCGACGGCTCCTCCAACAGAAGGCCCGACAGCCGATGCGGCGACACACGCCGGCGTGGGCTTGGCGGATCAGAACAGCACCTCCAGCGGTGACCGCCGCACGTCTCACAGCCCTGAGCCGTCTTCTAGGACGGTTGACCGGATCATCGAGGATTTGAAGCAGATCGCCTCCGGCGTTGAGCCGGTCACTGTGGTGCTTGTCCGCGATGGATCGTTCCCGCTGATCATCCTGGTGCTCTTGGTGCTTTTTTTGGCGGTTCAACGAGAACTGGATCGGGCTGACCCCAAATTGGCGTTGGCGCCGTTGCACGAGGACCCTCGCCTTCAGTTCTGGCGACCTCAACGCGCCAGGCAATCGGCGACTGAGAATCCCGATCAGCGTCGGTCTTCCCAGGCACCAAAGTCGTCGCCCGACCACTACCACCGCCACCCGAGTAGGAACGACTGA
- a CDS encoding GGDEF domain-containing protein, translated as MRHFFRPDVADLVALTRRARWLLTFRLLLAVAPMLSWQAMPSARSGELIDVQAAVGAYLVLVLIFEQVRRFGRTATLWVIAVAMLLDGAFLAWCFRLLGGVQGPLVHVLVLYTLAITLLASFRSGIKTTTWNSLMLLTVLVADVDGTLGRSLLGSAFPRAQFTVLLAAMWTTTFTTAAFAAVNERELRRRRYDMQVLRGFAVAMEDCWDTSEIMTGLAKVTTVELLARRALVVIEGVPGATSRAAAGKGAVWYSTTSEQACTTDACPWPPGSIIEEAIASGKTQLLEYVEADADAWLSAHMPEAREVVLIPLARESRVRGVLVFEHAGRGVLSRLFTPGIERRMVSTAEQAAAHAALAISRAALLLQTRSAAETDALTGLANRGTFDTVLAREIQGNLVNGFGCAVALIDLDHFKMVNDTYGHQVGDAVLIALANCLRTTSRRNDLPARYGGEEFAVIMPAVSAVEALRFAERLRAAVESMDSPVCVTASIGVAIASESASTPVDLLAEADAALYEAKGAGRNRVVAKDARAESAL; from the coding sequence ATGAGGCACTTCTTCCGACCAGATGTCGCTGACCTCGTCGCTTTGACGAGAAGGGCGCGGTGGTTGCTGACTTTTCGCTTGCTGTTGGCGGTTGCCCCGATGCTGTCTTGGCAAGCGATGCCTTCGGCGCGAAGCGGAGAGCTGATCGATGTGCAAGCTGCCGTAGGTGCCTACCTGGTGCTCGTACTCATCTTCGAGCAGGTGCGCCGGTTCGGGCGGACCGCAACTCTGTGGGTCATCGCCGTCGCGATGCTCCTCGATGGCGCCTTCTTGGCTTGGTGCTTTCGTCTCCTCGGGGGCGTACAGGGGCCCCTCGTCCATGTTCTCGTACTTTATACCCTCGCCATCACGCTGCTCGCTTCGTTCCGGTCGGGCATCAAGACGACCACCTGGAACAGCTTGATGCTGCTCACCGTCCTAGTAGCTGATGTCGATGGGACCTTGGGGCGCTCCCTTCTGGGCAGCGCCTTCCCCCGCGCGCAGTTCACCGTACTGCTTGCCGCGATGTGGACGACCACGTTCACCACTGCGGCGTTTGCAGCGGTCAACGAACGCGAGTTGCGACGCCGTCGTTACGACATGCAAGTGTTGCGCGGATTCGCCGTCGCCATGGAAGACTGCTGGGATACGTCAGAAATCATGACCGGTTTGGCCAAGGTAACCACCGTCGAACTGCTCGCTCGGCGCGCATTGGTGGTGATCGAGGGTGTCCCAGGTGCCACGAGTCGAGCAGCGGCGGGCAAGGGGGCGGTGTGGTATTCGACGACCAGCGAGCAGGCATGCACGACGGATGCATGTCCATGGCCGCCCGGTTCGATCATCGAGGAGGCTATCGCCTCGGGCAAGACACAACTGCTCGAGTACGTGGAGGCGGACGCTGACGCCTGGCTATCAGCGCACATGCCTGAGGCGCGCGAGGTGGTGCTGATACCCCTGGCACGCGAGAGCCGCGTAAGGGGCGTGCTGGTCTTTGAGCATGCTGGCCGTGGAGTGCTGTCAAGACTGTTCACTCCCGGAATCGAGCGGAGAATGGTGTCCACCGCCGAGCAGGCGGCCGCCCATGCAGCCTTGGCCATCAGCCGTGCTGCGCTGCTGCTGCAAACGAGAAGCGCTGCGGAAACGGACGCTCTCACTGGCTTGGCCAACCGGGGAACCTTCGACACGGTTCTGGCGCGGGAGATCCAGGGGAATCTGGTCAACGGCTTTGGTTGTGCTGTAGCTTTGATCGACCTGGATCATTTCAAAATGGTCAACGACACGTACGGTCATCAAGTTGGAGACGCGGTACTTATCGCCTTGGCGAACTGTTTGCGCACGACTTCCCGACGCAACGACCTCCCGGCACGTTATGGCGGGGAAGAATTCGCCGTCATCATGCCCGCTGTGAGCGCGGTCGAGGCGCTGCGCTTCGCCGAGCGACTGCGAGCTGCGGTGGAGAGCATGGACTCTCCCGTCTGTGTGACCGCCAGCATTGGGGTAGCTATCGCCTCCGAGAGTGCATCGACTCCTGTCGACCTGTTGGCTGAAGCGGATGCGGCCCTGTACGAGGCTAAAGGCGCCGGTCGAAATCGTGTGGTCGCGAAGGATGCGAGAGCAGAAAGCGCCTTGTGA
- a CDS encoding HD-GYP domain-containing protein, with protein sequence MGKVHVTVRILNEDSRPAEEDWASLRQHHERLEGGGHPCELAGQNISLAARVIAVVVTYDVITSARAHEKPMPAEEAHADITRCARHQSGRELLRAFVGVSVGPLHRIAGPVALLAAPPGVVVAPSQKLSVAVPPAQTAGG encoded by the coding sequence GTGGGCAAGGTCCACGTCACCGTGCGGATCCTCAACGAGGACAGTCGCCCCGCCGAGGAGGACTGGGCCAGCCTGCGGCAGCACCACGAGCGCCTCGAGGGCGGCGGACACCCGTGCGAACTGGCCGGGCAGAACATCTCATTGGCGGCGCGTGTGATCGCCGTTGTCGTCACCTACGATGTCATCACCTCCGCCCGCGCCCACGAGAAGCCGATGCCGGCCGAAGAGGCCCACGCCGATATCACCCGCTGCGCTAGGCACCAGAGCGGCCGTGAGTTGTTGCGCGCGTTCGTCGGCGTCAGCGTCGGCCCCTTGCACCGGATCGCCGGGCCCGTGGCGCTGCTGGCCGCACCACCGGGCGTGGTCGTCGCGCCCTCACAGAAATTGTCTGTCGCCGTGCCGCCAGCGCAGACGGCTGGCGGCTAG
- a CDS encoding substrate-binding domain-containing protein, which yields MSVNLSRRALPKLALAISASLTAACSSARTQVEATSGVSGGLISIIVGDEKNAFWQAQSELSGAEAKRLGYTVQVSSSGNDLDVESALVDQAIAEDPVALIIGVASADGSVPALERVRHANIPAFLLNTGVTQDDLATAVLTSDNTQGAILGATEFARRMRGSGTYVELLGLQADANAKIRSDGYASVLSKVPMLQRVGEAVADWDVDKGHDAMVALLKDHPDIKGVLAGNDGMARGAAKALDKAGRRDVIIGAFDGSPEAVDDVRSGVLAYTILQPVEQFARKVVLEVHEFLLTGTTGAATVTQSFDCELITAGNAADYVSPFVLR from the coding sequence GTGTCTGTAAACTTGTCCCGCCGTGCTCTGCCGAAGCTCGCTCTGGCTATCAGCGCCTCACTCACCGCCGCCTGCTCCTCGGCGCGCACGCAGGTGGAGGCGACATCCGGGGTGTCCGGCGGCCTGATCAGCATCATCGTCGGCGACGAGAAGAACGCCTTCTGGCAGGCGCAGAGCGAACTGTCCGGTGCAGAAGCGAAACGGCTTGGGTACACCGTGCAGGTGAGCTCCAGCGGGAACGACTTGGACGTCGAATCCGCTCTTGTGGACCAGGCCATCGCTGAAGACCCCGTGGCGCTCATCATCGGTGTCGCTAGCGCCGACGGTTCGGTGCCGGCGTTGGAACGGGTGCGTCACGCGAACATTCCCGCATTCCTGTTGAACACCGGGGTCACTCAGGACGACCTGGCCACCGCCGTGTTGACCTCGGACAACACCCAGGGTGCGATCCTGGGCGCTACGGAATTTGCTCGGCGCATGCGTGGAAGTGGTACTTATGTCGAGTTGCTCGGCCTCCAGGCGGACGCCAATGCCAAGATCCGATCTGACGGGTACGCCAGCGTCTTGTCTAAGGTACCCATGTTGCAGCGGGTGGGGGAAGCAGTCGCAGACTGGGACGTGGACAAGGGCCATGACGCGATGGTTGCCCTCCTGAAGGACCACCCCGACATCAAGGGTGTGCTGGCCGGAAACGATGGGATGGCTCGGGGGGCGGCAAAGGCGTTGGACAAGGCTGGACGGCGAGACGTCATCATCGGTGCCTTCGACGGGTCTCCAGAAGCCGTCGACGACGTGCGCTCCGGTGTCCTGGCTTACACCATCCTGCAGCCGGTGGAGCAGTTCGCCCGCAAAGTGGTTCTAGAGGTCCATGAGTTCCTGCTGACGGGGACGACCGGTGCGGCGACCGTCACCCAGAGCTTCGACTGCGAATTGATCACGGCGGGCAATGCGGCCGACTACGTCTCGCCCTTCGTCCTCCGCTGA
- a CDS encoding methyl-accepting chemotaxis protein, protein MCPKRWTENEIDNIAASESSSHLMAHPIGRSPSEPEGIVIKNDRSTSAQGSGPRRGDLTLRAKFAVLGVVVLLSLGSLAATSTYAGDVVRSEAAAAAATERAMSLVVQLDAESRSLQLHAYRTVLRPDPVAERDNFDATRQQAQDLLDRLSRIPLEGRQKAAVSIVENAYTGYFHNVDTYVEGALTDQADAARRWQRVQKDYAATDVAVSGAQTVLAEASNGSRADLVAALDRLRLLSLMVVGAGCLFIGVVGWRTLRSILLPLRAVQVSLEAMADGDLSTRTHQGWGSTTELGRMATALSRAQDGLRTLITTVSQSAVAVAASAEQADHATRRIAQLVTANAGQAQATAAASDAVMVAVQTAAAGGEEMGLSIREIGQSASQAADVAAAAVQAAAQSSTSISRLGTSSREIGDVVKLITSIAEQTNLLALNATIEAARAGEMGKGFAVVAGEVKELAQQTAKATEDIAARVDTIQTNTVDAVDAITSITEIIGRINDHQATIASAVEEQSATTAEMSRSVSAAATASGEVAEGITGLATASSQTAGDVAAVRNAVSDLVLTSGGLREQVSRFRL, encoded by the coding sequence TTGTGCCCGAAACGCTGGACCGAAAATGAGATCGACAACATCGCGGCGTCGGAGAGCTCATCCCACCTGATGGCCCATCCGATAGGGAGATCACCAAGCGAACCGGAGGGCATTGTGATCAAAAATGATCGTTCTACCTCGGCCCAGGGCTCAGGCCCTCGGCGCGGTGACCTGACGCTGCGGGCCAAGTTCGCCGTCCTGGGCGTGGTGGTGCTGCTGTCGCTGGGCTCGCTCGCGGCGACCTCCACCTACGCCGGTGACGTCGTCCGCAGCGAGGCTGCGGCGGCGGCCGCCACGGAACGCGCCATGTCCCTCGTCGTGCAGCTCGACGCCGAGTCGCGATCTCTCCAGCTCCACGCCTACCGGACGGTCCTGCGTCCGGACCCAGTCGCCGAACGCGACAACTTCGACGCGACGCGACAGCAGGCGCAGGACTTGCTGGATCGGCTCAGTCGCATCCCCCTCGAGGGACGGCAGAAAGCGGCGGTGAGCATCGTCGAGAACGCTTACACAGGCTACTTCCACAACGTCGACACATACGTCGAGGGAGCGCTGACCGACCAGGCGGACGCCGCACGCCGCTGGCAGCGTGTGCAGAAGGACTACGCCGCGACCGACGTGGCCGTGTCCGGGGCCCAGACCGTCTTGGCTGAAGCCTCCAACGGTTCTCGAGCCGACCTCGTGGCAGCTTTGGACCGCCTTCGACTGCTGTCGCTCATGGTCGTCGGAGCTGGGTGTCTGTTCATCGGAGTGGTTGGATGGCGAACCTTGCGCTCCATCCTCTTGCCTTTGCGCGCCGTGCAGGTGTCGTTGGAGGCCATGGCTGACGGCGATTTGTCCACCCGAACCCACCAGGGCTGGGGATCCACGACTGAACTAGGTCGCATGGCGACGGCCCTGTCCCGGGCACAGGACGGCTTGCGGACGCTGATCACGACCGTGTCGCAATCCGCTGTCGCAGTCGCTGCGTCCGCAGAGCAGGCGGACCACGCCACTCGGCGCATCGCCCAGCTCGTCACCGCCAACGCTGGACAGGCTCAAGCCACCGCAGCGGCGTCCGACGCCGTCATGGTCGCGGTGCAGACCGCCGCCGCCGGGGGGGAGGAAATGGGACTCAGCATCCGCGAGATCGGGCAGAGCGCATCCCAAGCCGCTGACGTGGCTGCCGCGGCCGTCCAGGCCGCGGCACAGTCCTCCACGAGCATCTCACGGTTGGGAACTTCGTCACGCGAGATCGGTGACGTCGTCAAGCTCATCACCTCCATCGCCGAGCAGACCAACCTCCTCGCCCTGAACGCCACCATCGAAGCGGCCCGCGCCGGGGAGATGGGCAAGGGCTTCGCCGTCGTGGCCGGTGAGGTCAAGGAGCTGGCCCAGCAGACCGCGAAGGCCACCGAGGACATCGCCGCGCGGGTGGACACCATCCAAACCAACACCGTCGATGCGGTCGACGCGATCACCTCGATCACCGAGATCATCGGTCGGATCAACGACCACCAAGCCACAATCGCGTCGGCGGTGGAGGAGCAGTCCGCCACCACCGCCGAGATGAGCCGAAGCGTCTCCGCAGCCGCCACGGCGTCCGGTGAAGTCGCCGAGGGCATAACCGGCCTGGCCACCGCCTCCTCCCAGACCGCTGGAGACGTGGCCGCAGTGCGCAACGCGGTGAGCGACCTGGTGCTCACCAGTGGCGGACTGCGCGAGCAAGTCTCCCGGTTCCGACTCTGA
- a CDS encoding SDR family oxidoreductase translates to MDGRVGLVTGAGSGIGRAIALALGASGASVGCLDLAGADLAGSVADIEAVGGRAVAVTADATDPAAVAAAIGSVEQDLGPISLAVNAAGIANAAPAENMPLSQWQKVIDVDLTGVFVSCQAEGQAMLRNGGGAIVNIASMSATIANRGLTQAHYNAAKAGVVQLGRSLAWEWADRGVRVNSISPGYTYTPMTRRPEQAEAMEGYAGDTPLGRNAQPEDIAGPAIFLLSDAADYITGVDLLVDGGFTIW, encoded by the coding sequence CTGGACGGCCGCGTCGGGCTGGTCACCGGCGCCGGCAGCGGGATCGGGCGGGCCATCGCCCTGGCCCTCGGCGCGTCCGGGGCCTCCGTGGGGTGCTTGGACCTGGCCGGCGCGGACTTGGCCGGGTCTGTCGCCGACATCGAGGCGGTCGGTGGCCGGGCGGTCGCCGTCACGGCCGATGCCACCGACCCGGCGGCGGTGGCCGCGGCGATCGGCTCCGTCGAGCAGGATCTGGGGCCCATCTCCCTGGCCGTCAACGCCGCGGGCATCGCCAACGCGGCCCCGGCGGAGAACATGCCGCTGAGCCAGTGGCAGAAGGTCATCGACGTCGACCTGACGGGAGTCTTCGTCTCCTGTCAGGCCGAGGGACAGGCGATGCTCCGCAACGGTGGCGGTGCCATCGTGAACATCGCCTCGATGTCAGCGACGATCGCCAACCGGGGCCTGACGCAGGCGCACTACAACGCAGCCAAGGCAGGCGTCGTCCAGCTCGGGCGCAGCTTGGCGTGGGAGTGGGCCGATCGCGGTGTACGCGTCAATAGCATCAGCCCCGGCTACACCTACACCCCCATGACCCGCCGCCCCGAGCAGGCCGAGGCCATGGAGGGTTATGCCGGGGACACGCCGCTGGGACGCAATGCGCAACCGGAGGACATCGCCGGACCTGCCATCTTCTTGCTCAGTGACGCTGCTGACTACATCACCGGCGTTGACCTCCTCGTCGACGGCGGGTTCACCATCTGGTGA
- a CDS encoding 2-oxo acid dehydrogenase subunit E2: MSTSATVAGLTGRTEKLSRIRKVIARRMVQSLQTSAQLTTVVEVDLHHVAALREEEKQRFADTNGTKLTFLPFLAKAALEGLSAHPVVNAAVDLDAGEVTYYDSRNLSVAVDTDRGLMVPVIADAGSLDVTGLALAIAEVAERARTGRLGPDDQANGTFTITNTGSRGALFDTPIINQPQVAILGTGTVVDRPVVVAAADGRRNIEIRPVAHLFLSYDHRIVDGADAARYLGTVRTMLQTPQWSRSVLG, translated from the coding sequence ATGAGCACGAGCGCTACCGTGGCCGGTCTGACCGGACGCACCGAAAAGCTGTCCCGCATCCGCAAGGTCATCGCCCGCCGCATGGTCCAGTCCCTGCAGACGTCGGCGCAGCTCACAACCGTCGTCGAGGTCGACCTCCACCACGTCGCCGCCCTGCGCGAGGAGGAGAAGCAGCGGTTCGCCGACACCAACGGCACCAAGCTGACCTTCCTGCCCTTCCTGGCCAAGGCCGCGCTGGAGGGCCTGAGCGCCCACCCGGTCGTCAACGCGGCCGTCGACCTGGACGCCGGTGAGGTGACGTACTACGACAGCCGCAACCTCTCCGTGGCCGTCGACACCGACCGCGGCCTCATGGTCCCCGTCATCGCCGACGCGGGGTCCCTGGACGTGACCGGACTGGCCCTGGCCATCGCCGAGGTCGCCGAACGGGCCCGGACCGGCAGACTGGGTCCGGACGACCAGGCCAACGGCACCTTCACGATCACCAACACCGGCAGCCGCGGGGCCCTCTTCGACACCCCCATCATCAACCAGCCGCAGGTGGCGATCCTGGGCACGGGAACCGTAGTCGATCGGCCTGTGGTGGTCGCCGCCGCCGACGGTAGGCGGAACATCGAGATCCGGCCCGTCGCACACCTCTTCCTGTCCTACGACCACCGCATCGTGGACGGGGCCGACGCTGCCCGCTACTTGGGCACCGTGAGGACGATGTTGCAGACACCGCAGTGGAGCCGCAGCGTCCTGGGATGA